The following proteins are encoded in a genomic region of Roseinatronobacter sp. S2:
- the mutL gene encoding DNA mismatch repair endonuclease MutL, which produces MNTAHRNIRPEIRQLDEACANRIAAGEVVERPASAVKELVENALDAGATRIDVAYGDGGKTLIRVRDDGHGMAPDDLPLALSRHATSKIDGTDLLNIRSFGFRGEALPSLGAVGRLVITSRTQGGDGASITVNGGRVGQVRPDAAQHGTLVELRDLFHATPARLKFMRSERAEAQAIADVVKRLAMAEPYVSFTLSDVSNDAPRQIFRADAAQGALFDALEDRMAAILGREFTDNAIRIDAERDGLHLTGLAGLPTYSRGAAVAQYLFVNGRPVRDKLLIGALRAAYMDFLSRDRHPVAALFITCAPDLVDVNVHPAKSEVRFRDPGLARGLVVSGLRHGLANAGHRASSTVAGAMLGAMQPQAAPPVPYQHAPYQMDRPSAQARAASYQLQAPFQMDDAPAAFWSGAEAISARHDAPDTAAPVPDDAPLGAARAQLHQNYIVAQTARGMVIVDQHAAHERLVYERLKRQRAENGVAAQALLIPEIVELPDADAAQLLALSDDLAALGLVIDAFGGGAIVVRETPALLGAVDARALIRDMLDELADLGKSQSLQARIDAVLSRMACHGSVRSGRAMRLEEMNALLREMEATPHSGQCNHGRPTYVELGLDDIEKLFGRK; this is translated from the coding sequence ATGAACACCGCGCACCGCAATATCCGCCCCGAAATACGCCAGCTTGACGAAGCTTGCGCCAACCGCATTGCGGCTGGCGAAGTGGTGGAACGGCCCGCATCTGCGGTCAAGGAACTGGTTGAAAACGCGCTGGATGCGGGGGCTACCCGCATTGACGTGGCTTACGGCGATGGTGGCAAAACCCTGATCCGCGTGCGCGATGACGGGCATGGCATGGCCCCTGACGACCTGCCACTTGCGCTGTCACGCCATGCCACATCCAAGATTGACGGGACAGATTTGCTGAATATCCGGTCTTTTGGGTTTCGCGGCGAAGCGCTGCCCAGCCTTGGCGCTGTGGGGCGACTGGTTATCACCTCTCGCACGCAGGGCGGGGACGGCGCGAGCATCACCGTCAATGGCGGGCGTGTAGGGCAGGTCCGGCCAGACGCCGCGCAACACGGCACGCTTGTGGAATTGCGCGATCTGTTTCACGCGACGCCAGCACGGCTGAAATTCATGCGATCAGAGAGGGCCGAGGCGCAGGCCATCGCCGATGTGGTGAAACGGCTTGCCATGGCCGAACCTTATGTCAGTTTCACGCTGTCGGATGTGTCCAATGATGCCCCGCGCCAGATTTTCCGCGCCGATGCCGCCCAAGGTGCGCTGTTTGACGCGCTGGAAGACCGGATGGCCGCCATTCTGGGCCGTGAATTCACCGACAACGCCATTCGCATCGATGCAGAGCGCGACGGGCTGCACCTGACAGGGCTTGCCGGTCTGCCCACCTATTCGCGCGGGGCAGCCGTGGCGCAATATCTGTTCGTCAATGGCCGCCCCGTGCGCGACAAGCTGCTGATCGGGGCCTTGCGCGCGGCCTATATGGATTTCCTGTCACGCGACCGCCACCCTGTCGCGGCACTGTTCATCACCTGCGCGCCCGATCTGGTGGATGTGAATGTTCACCCCGCTAAATCCGAAGTCCGTTTTCGCGATCCGGGGCTGGCGCGGGGGCTGGTCGTTAGCGGGCTGCGCCACGGGCTGGCCAATGCGGGGCACCGCGCGTCCAGCACGGTTGCGGGCGCGATGCTGGGGGCGATGCAGCCGCAGGCCGCACCGCCCGTGCCGTATCAACATGCCCCCTATCAGATGGACCGCCCGTCTGCGCAGGCCCGCGCGGCCAGCTACCAGTTGCAGGCCCCGTTTCAGATGGATGATGCACCCGCCGCCTTCTGGTCAGGGGCCGAAGCGATATCAGCGCGCCATGATGCGCCCGATACGGCAGCACCCGTGCCCGATGACGCGCCGTTAGGGGCAGCGCGGGCGCAATTGCATCAGAACTACATTGTGGCCCAGACTGCGCGCGGCATGGTCATTGTGGACCAGCATGCTGCGCATGAACGGCTGGTCTATGAACGGCTGAAACGCCAGCGCGCGGAAAACGGCGTGGCCGCGCAGGCGCTGCTGATCCCTGAAATCGTGGAACTGCCCGATGCGGATGCCGCGCAACTGCTGGCCCTGTCGGATGATCTGGCGGCGTTGGGGCTGGTGATCGATGCGTTCGGGGGCGGTGCGATCGTGGTGCGCGAAACACCCGCATTGCTGGGCGCGGTGGATGCACGCGCGCTGATCCGCGATATGCTGGATGAACTGGCCGATCTTGGCAAAAGCCAAAGCCTGCAAGCGCGTATCGATGCAGTGTTGTCGCGCATGGCCTGTCACGGGTCTGTCCGGTCAGGCCGCGCCATGCGGCTGGAAGAAATGAACGCGCTGCTGCGTGAAATGGAAGCGACACCCCATTCTGGCCAGTGCAACCACGGGCGGCCCACCTATGTGGAACTGGGTCTGGATGATATTGAAAAGCTGTTCGGTCGCAAATGA
- a CDS encoding pitrilysin family protein codes for MTRLLALTLGLFLALAAPLRAEVSITPVTSDSGLQAWLVEERSIPFVALELIFAGGATLDSDATAGATSLMTALLSEGAGDMNAQEYAARSEELAARIGFDAGRDTVSVSVRFLTEDADDVIDHVRAALTDPRFDADAVERVRGQMLSKLRRDALDPNTLASRAFAQAAYGGHPYGRGSDGAVETVAALDVDALLAAHQGAFARDRVFIGAAGDIDADELARLIDRLFEGIPQQGAPIPERAEFSAPAGLEVIPFDGPQSVIAFGHDGIARDDPDFLTAYVVNEVFGGGRFGTRLMESLRVQRGLTYGVGSFLASGLLGESYQGRMSTDNVNAAAAIDLLREEWAGIAESGITEEDLSRIQTYLTGAYPLRFDGNAAIASTMASMQYQGFDIDYVNIRNDLIDALTLDQVNAMAARLYDADALHFVVVGQPEGLE; via the coding sequence ATGACCCGTTTGCTGGCCCTGACCCTTGGTCTGTTCCTGGCCCTTGCCGCACCCCTGCGCGCCGAAGTGTCCATTACCCCTGTCACATCAGACTCCGGGTTGCAGGCATGGCTGGTCGAGGAACGCAGCATCCCCTTTGTGGCGCTGGAATTGATCTTCGCGGGTGGCGCTACGCTGGACAGCGATGCGACCGCCGGTGCAACAAGCCTGATGACCGCGCTTTTGTCCGAAGGGGCAGGGGACATGAACGCGCAGGAATACGCCGCGCGCAGCGAAGAACTGGCCGCGCGCATCGGGTTTGATGCCGGGCGCGATACCGTGTCGGTGTCCGTGCGGTTTCTGACCGAAGATGCGGATGATGTGATTGACCATGTGCGCGCGGCCCTGACCGACCCGCGCTTTGATGCGGATGCTGTTGAACGGGTGCGCGGACAGATGCTGTCGAAACTGCGCCGTGACGCGCTGGACCCCAACACGCTGGCTTCGCGGGCTTTCGCACAGGCCGCTTATGGGGGCCACCCTTATGGACGGGGCAGTGATGGCGCCGTGGAAACCGTGGCCGCGCTGGATGTCGACGCGCTGCTTGCCGCCCATCAGGGCGCGTTTGCGCGTGACCGCGTGTTCATCGGGGCCGCGGGCGATATTGATGCGGATGAATTGGCGCGGCTGATCGACCGGCTGTTCGAGGGCATTCCGCAGCAGGGCGCCCCTATCCCCGAGCGCGCCGAATTTTCCGCCCCCGCAGGGCTAGAGGTGATTCCCTTCGATGGCCCGCAATCGGTGATTGCGTTTGGTCATGACGGGATTGCCCGGGATGACCCCGATTTCCTGACCGCCTATGTCGTGAATGAAGTGTTTGGCGGTGGCCGTTTTGGCACAAGGCTGATGGAAAGCCTGCGCGTGCAGCGCGGCCTGACTTATGGCGTGGGCAGTTTTCTGGCCTCTGGTCTGTTGGGCGAAAGCTATCAGGGGCGCATGTCCACCGACAATGTGAACGCGGCGGCAGCGATCGATCTGCTGCGCGAGGAATGGGCGGGAATTGCCGAAAGCGGCATTACTGAAGAAGACCTGTCGCGCATCCAGACCTATCTGACAGGGGCCTACCCGCTGCGGTTTGACGGTAATGCCGCGATTGCGTCGACCATGGCGTCGATGCAGTATCAGGGCTTTGACATTGATTATGTCAATATCCGCAATGACCTGATTGACGCTTTGACGCTGGATCAGGTCAATGCCATGGCCGCGCGCCTGTATGATGCGGATGCGCTGCATTTCGTGGTGGTGGGACAACCCGAAGGGCTGGAATAG
- a CDS encoding pitrilysin family protein — translation MFFRLTAFVVIGLLALRAASAEPVTHTTFENGLEVVVIEDRRAPVVVHMVWYKVGAADEPPLQSGIAHFLEHLMFKGTDTMESGEFSRVVEANGGRDNAFTSWDYTGYFQRVASDRLELMMQMEADRMANLSFTEDDWLPERAVILEERGQVLESRVGGQFNESMMAALYKSHPYGIPIIGWRHEMETLTGQNAMDFYDQHYGPNNAILVIAGDVDTGDALEMAQQIYGPVLPNPAIAPVSRTMEPPHLAERRLRFEDARVGTPYVNRMYLAPVRRAGDQSQAAALQMLAALLGGSSTTSVLERTLNFEQGIALQAWAGYNGMARDYGTFSLGIAPVEGVTLKDAEAALDAAVADFLEEGVDQAQFDRVRHQIRASEIYALDDMQGRARQYGVGLSVGLGVDDIDGWVDALDAVTREDVIAAGQMLLDRRNSVTGYLTQPTATSTSEVTQ, via the coding sequence ATGTTTTTCCGTCTGACAGCTTTCGTCGTGATCGGCCTGTTGGCGCTGCGTGCCGCAAGCGCCGAACCTGTAACCCACACCACATTCGAGAATGGACTGGAGGTCGTCGTTATTGAGGACCGCCGCGCGCCGGTTGTCGTGCATATGGTGTGGTACAAGGTCGGCGCGGCAGATGAGCCGCCGCTGCAATCGGGCATCGCGCATTTTCTGGAACACCTGATGTTCAAGGGCACCGACACCATGGAATCGGGCGAATTTTCCCGCGTGGTCGAGGCCAATGGCGGGCGCGACAATGCCTTCACCAGCTGGGATTACACCGGCTATTTCCAGCGTGTGGCGTCCGACCGGCTGGAATTGATGATGCAGATGGAAGCGGACCGTATGGCAAACCTGTCCTTCACCGAAGATGACTGGTTGCCCGAACGCGCCGTCATTTTGGAAGAACGCGGGCAGGTGCTGGAAAGCCGCGTGGGCGGGCAGTTCAACGAAAGCATGATGGCCGCGCTGTATAAATCGCACCCCTACGGCATTCCGATCATCGGCTGGCGCCATGAGATGGAAACCCTGACCGGTCAGAATGCGATGGATTTTTACGATCAGCATTATGGCCCGAACAACGCCATTCTGGTGATTGCAGGGGATGTGGACACCGGCGATGCACTGGAAATGGCGCAGCAGATTTATGGACCTGTGTTGCCTAACCCGGCCATCGCGCCCGTGTCGCGCACTATGGAACCCCCACATCTGGCAGAACGCCGCCTGCGGTTTGAAGATGCGCGCGTGGGCACGCCCTATGTCAACCGCATGTATCTGGCCCCTGTACGCCGCGCGGGCGATCAGTCGCAGGCAGCGGCGCTGCAAATGCTGGCAGCACTTCTGGGCGGCAGTTCCACCACATCGGTTCTGGAACGAACCCTGAATTTTGAACAGGGCATCGCGTTGCAAGCATGGGCGGGTTACAACGGAATGGCGCGCGATTATGGCACCTTCAGCCTTGGAATTGCGCCGGTAGAGGGCGTCACGCTGAAAGACGCAGAAGCAGCGCTTGATGCAGCCGTGGCCGATTTTCTAGAAGAAGGCGTTGATCAGGCGCAGTTTGACCGCGTGCGCCATCAGATCAGGGCGTCGGAAATATACGCGCTTGACGACATGCAGGGCCGCGCGCGCCAATATGGTGTTGGCCTGTCCGTCGGGCTTGGCGTCGATGACATTGATGGCTGGGTGGACGCGCTGGACGCAGTGACGCGGGAGGATGTGATCGCCGCAGGCCAGATGCTGCTGGACCGCCGCAATTCGGTCACAGGCTACCTGACCCAGCCCACTGCAACCAGCACATCGGAGGTGACACAATGA
- a CDS encoding DUF3035 domain-containing protein: MAVRQVVFAALGASVLALGACSDSSDPILMHAGAQDRGPDEFAILPTLPLEMPDDLAALPTPNPGGGNRVDPQPRADVARALGGSPAAALNPGAADGGIVNYASRFGRSGDIRAQLAAEDLEHRQRNRGRLLERVFGVNVYYDAYEHMWLDKYAELDRWRRAGARTPTAPPRELLEN; this comes from the coding sequence ATGGCAGTCAGGCAGGTGGTTTTTGCAGCCCTTGGCGCGTCCGTGCTGGCATTGGGGGCCTGCTCGGATTCAAGTGATCCCATTTTGATGCATGCAGGCGCGCAGGATCGCGGCCCTGATGAATTCGCAATCCTGCCCACATTACCGCTGGAAATGCCCGATGATCTGGCAGCCTTGCCCACGCCCAATCCCGGCGGTGGCAACCGTGTCGATCCGCAACCGCGCGCAGATGTCGCGCGCGCCTTGGGCGGCAGCCCTGCGGCTGCGCTAAATCCGGGTGCGGCTGATGGCGGCATTGTCAATTATGCCAGTCGTTTCGGGCGCAGCGGCGATATTCGCGCGCAACTTGCCGCCGAAGATCTGGAACATCGCCAGCGCAATCGCGGCAGGCTGCTGGAACGTGTTTTTGGCGTGAATGTCTATTATGACGCCTATGAACATATGTGGCTGGACAAATACGCCGAGCTGGATCGTTGGCGGCGCGCAGGCGCACGCACGCCCACTGCACCGCCGCGCGAATTGCTGGAAAACTGA
- the lspA gene encoding signal peptidase II codes for MRIAIGVLAVILVADQASKWAVVNVMGLDQRLFIPVFDPYLNFAMAWNTGINFGLFSSGSWAARAVLIAIALAICTWVWIWVRRDGARKWMQVSAGLLIGGALGNVIDRLRWGAVADFINMSCCGLQNPYSFNIADVAVFAGAFGLIVFAGRSEKGRRTE; via the coding sequence ATGCGCATCGCAATCGGGGTTCTGGCCGTTATTCTGGTGGCCGATCAGGCCAGCAAATGGGCCGTGGTAAACGTCATGGGGTTGGACCAACGCCTGTTCATCCCTGTGTTCGACCCCTATCTGAATTTTGCGATGGCGTGGAATACCGGCATAAATTTCGGGCTGTTCAGTTCAGGAAGCTGGGCGGCCCGCGCGGTTTTGATTGCGATTGCGCTGGCGATTTGCACATGGGTATGGATTTGGGTGCGCCGTGACGGGGCGCGCAAATGGATGCAGGTTTCTGCCGGTTTGCTGATTGGCGGGGCTTTGGGCAATGTTATTGACCGGTTGCGTTGGGGCGCGGTTGCTGATTTCATCAACATGTCTTGTTGTGGTCTGCAAAATCCGTATTCTTTCAACATTGCTGATGTTGCGGTTTTTGCGGGCGCTTTCGGGTTGATCGTGTTCGCGGGCCGCAGTGAAAAGGGCAGGCGGACAGAGTAA